The following proteins come from a genomic window of Nitratidesulfovibrio sp.:
- the phnX gene encoding phosphonoacetaldehyde hydrolase: MKPFLRTRVYDGLVRAVVLDWAGTAVDHGCLGPAAVFVRAFALHGVEVSVAEAREPMGTEKREHVRRMLGMDDVAARWRAVHGHVPGEAAVDAVYNDVEPLMLQTIAAHAVPVPGLAEFVDRVRGRGMGLGSCTGYTGPMMEVLVPEAARQGYSPDVVVHASEVPAGRPYPWMCYLNAMRLGVHPMESMVKIGDTVADMHEGRNAGMWTVGVVRTGNDVGLSEVEAARMDRDMLTARMAVATARLREAGAHYVVDSIADCFSVIEAIEERLARGEVPYPT, from the coding sequence ATGAAACCGTTTCTTCGTACCCGCGTGTACGACGGCCTGGTGCGGGCCGTGGTGCTGGACTGGGCAGGCACCGCCGTGGATCACGGCTGCCTGGGCCCGGCGGCAGTGTTTGTGCGGGCCTTTGCCCTGCATGGGGTGGAGGTTTCCGTGGCCGAAGCACGCGAACCCATGGGCACCGAAAAGCGCGAGCACGTGCGCCGCATGCTGGGCATGGATGACGTGGCGGCCCGCTGGCGCGCCGTGCACGGGCACGTGCCCGGTGAGGCGGCGGTGGACGCCGTGTACAACGACGTGGAACCGCTGATGTTGCAAACCATCGCCGCCCATGCCGTGCCGGTGCCCGGCCTTGCTGAATTCGTGGACAGGGTGCGGGGTCGGGGCATGGGCCTTGGCTCGTGCACCGGCTACACCGGCCCCATGATGGAAGTGCTGGTGCCCGAGGCAGCCCGCCAGGGCTACAGCCCCGACGTGGTGGTGCATGCATCGGAGGTGCCCGCCGGGCGCCCGTACCCGTGGATGTGCTACCTGAACGCCATGCGGCTGGGGGTGCACCCCATGGAATCCATGGTCAAGATTGGCGACACGGTTGCCGACATGCACGAGGGGCGCAACGCGGGCATGTGGACCGTGGGCGTGGTGCGCACCGGCAACGACGTGGGCCTTTCTGAGGTGGAGGCTGCCCGGATGGATAGGGATATGCTGACCGCGCGCATGGCCGTGGCCACGGCCCGGCTGCGTGAGGCCGGGGCGCACTATGTGGTGGATTCCATCGCCGACTGCTTTTCCGTCATCGAAGCCATAGAGGAGCGCCTTGCCCGGGGCGAGGTGCCGTATCCCACCTGA
- a CDS encoding GntR family transcriptional regulator, producing MAKSKYLVIYEWLSEQIRNKVYQPGDKIPNENDLAAMFGVHRMTVRQAIDKLVNDHMLVRKRSKGTFLLSEKSPVLTRSLESITTYYDDIVNAGLEPHYKTIAAGIEFADAEVAAHLNLSVSQPVIFLYRLMLASGVPLVLERSILPTDLVPDFLEKKLDTVLYKVLHEDYGMRLLHSRQELGAAMPTENERKYLKIGDNCPCIWVESVVYTDTGRAVEFSRALHRGDKYRFRCAIGGYVYDKDGTAGQAPLAGALVDPNGAGAIRGTAGIGEGGPNQQQGAATRPGQAKG from the coding sequence ATGGCTAAATCGAAGTATCTCGTCATCTACGAATGGCTTTCGGAGCAGATACGGAACAAGGTGTACCAGCCGGGGGACAAGATTCCCAACGAGAACGACCTGGCCGCCATGTTTGGTGTGCACCGCATGACCGTGCGCCAGGCCATCGACAAGCTGGTCAACGACCACATGCTGGTGCGCAAGCGCAGCAAGGGCACGTTCCTGCTTTCGGAAAAGAGTCCCGTGCTCACCCGTTCGCTGGAAAGCATCACCACGTACTACGACGACATCGTCAACGCCGGGCTTGAGCCGCACTACAAGACCATCGCGGCGGGCATAGAGTTTGCCGATGCCGAGGTGGCCGCGCACCTGAACCTTTCCGTAAGCCAGCCGGTGATATTCCTGTACCGGCTGATGCTGGCCAGCGGCGTGCCGCTGGTGCTGGAACGCTCCATCCTGCCCACGGATCTGGTGCCGGACTTTCTGGAAAAGAAGCTGGATACCGTGCTCTACAAGGTGCTGCACGAGGATTACGGCATGCGCCTGTTGCATTCGCGGCAGGAACTGGGGGCGGCGATGCCCACTGAGAACGAACGCAAGTATCTGAAGATCGGAGATAACTGCCCGTGCATCTGGGTGGAGAGCGTGGTCTACACCGACACGGGCCGGGCGGTGGAATTCAGCCGCGCCCTGCACCGGGGGGACAAGTACCGCTTCCGCTGCGCCATCGGGGGGTACGTGTACGACAAGGACGGCACCGCTGGGCAGGCCCCGCTTGCCGGAGCCCTGGTGGACCCCAACGGGGCTGGCGCAATCAGGGGTACTGCCGGAATTGGCGAGGGTGGCCCGAATCAGCAGCAGGGGGCGGCCACCCGGCCTGGGCAGGCGAAAGGCTGA
- a CDS encoding queuosine precursor transporter, with the protein MNELLWLCFALFDMGITVLMHRLFGAAGLHGLIVLNLMVCNIQVLKTVTLFGMTTTLGNIVYAGVFLATDMLGEFHGKAEARKGVLIGFATLLLGTAYMQVSLLYAPAPSDFAHPHLQALFGLLPRLAGASLLAYLVSQYHDVWAYHFWMQRTGGRHLWLRNNASTLVSQVLDSSVFCLAAFTGVYPFEVVLEIMLTTYLFKAVVALLDTPFIYLARRLHRARPADAPAAAATAATAAG; encoded by the coding sequence ATGAACGAACTGCTCTGGTTGTGCTTTGCCCTGTTCGACATGGGCATTACCGTGCTCATGCACCGCCTGTTCGGTGCCGCCGGGCTGCATGGCCTCATCGTGCTCAACCTGATGGTGTGCAACATCCAGGTGCTGAAAACCGTGACCCTGTTCGGCATGACCACCACCCTCGGCAACATCGTGTACGCCGGGGTGTTCCTGGCCACCGACATGCTGGGCGAATTCCACGGCAAGGCAGAAGCGCGCAAGGGCGTGCTGATCGGCTTCGCCACGCTGCTGCTGGGCACGGCCTACATGCAGGTCTCGCTGCTGTATGCCCCGGCCCCCTCGGACTTCGCCCACCCGCACCTGCAAGCCCTGTTCGGCCTGCTGCCGCGTCTGGCCGGTGCCAGCCTGCTGGCGTACCTGGTCTCGCAATACCACGACGTGTGGGCCTACCACTTCTGGATGCAGCGCACCGGTGGCCGCCACCTGTGGCTACGCAACAACGCCAGCACCCTGGTCAGCCAGGTGCTTGATTCCTCGGTGTTCTGCCTGGCCGCCTTCACCGGGGTGTACCCGTTCGAGGTGGTGCTGGAGATCATGCTGACCACTTACCTGTTCAAGGCCGTGGTGGCTCTGCTGGACACCCCGTTCATCTATCTGGCCCGCCGCCTGCACCGCGCCCGCCCGGCTGACGCCCCCGCTGCCGCAGCCACTGCGGCCACTGCGGCGGGCTGA
- a CDS encoding LysR substrate-binding domain-containing protein, producing the protein MELRDLRTFAAVARLLSFHRAAAELNAAQSTVSARIAALETELGLRLFERLGRRVALTDAGERLVQYAAKLIDVEDEARAWVTGESRLRGLLTVRVPESLCAYRLPPVIAAFRRRHPEVALHLTACTLNGLEKDLRQGITDLAFVMADSVRGGDLNVEALGMEPLVLVAAPHHPLATRDRVTARDLHGVTLVLSTADCAYRTVIEEALAAEGVHPAAGLEFSSAAALRGCVASGVGVTLLPEAAVRDELRAGTLRALAWTDQPFETAVLMVRHRGKWVSPYMDTFMELCRAACAEDGGSGIVPEAVWDFPCPMADVATILEPPKSATSATKHPDTTGQPALTGAVETPPAPSLPDAPDTPDAPVVEPEAAPGDMPGGVVHDEPEATRPEAMRPQAFGEAGSDAAPDTPDSLPDNLSFAPPASDSTPWSDSWSDAEFMDDADTGPETVWGNPPDMTPNMAPEMVPEIEAEPEFVTSTDVPWDYPDDFGSTVQPDEPYPGGNDGPGDSGAAAPDDTRDMPPYALEPMSIPVESAPDQATPAISAATGVAQENRQPSLWDMPQASGQPPVSAALATESAGVNVPDTPTAPPEPTQSGQPGELDEPREPGESDKPGAPPHEPARPDAPERAPEPVPEAPQWLSLLPPKR; encoded by the coding sequence ATGGAACTACGCGACCTCAGAACCTTTGCGGCAGTTGCCCGTCTGCTCAGTTTTCACCGAGCGGCTGCGGAACTGAACGCCGCGCAATCCACGGTATCCGCGCGCATTGCCGCACTGGAAACCGAACTGGGCCTCCGGCTGTTCGAACGGTTGGGCCGCCGCGTGGCCCTTACGGATGCCGGCGAGCGGCTGGTGCAGTACGCGGCCAAGCTCATCGACGTCGAAGACGAAGCCAGGGCCTGGGTCACCGGCGAATCGCGGCTGCGCGGCCTGCTGACGGTGCGCGTGCCGGAATCGCTCTGCGCGTATCGCCTGCCGCCGGTCATCGCCGCGTTTCGCCGCCGCCACCCCGAGGTGGCCCTGCACCTGACCGCCTGCACCCTGAACGGTCTGGAAAAGGACCTGCGCCAGGGCATCACCGACCTGGCCTTCGTCATGGCCGACAGCGTGCGCGGCGGCGACCTGAACGTGGAAGCCTTGGGCATGGAACCGCTGGTGCTGGTGGCTGCGCCGCACCACCCGCTGGCCACGCGCGACCGGGTGACCGCCCGCGACCTGCACGGCGTCACGCTGGTGCTGTCCACGGCGGACTGCGCCTACCGCACGGTGATCGAGGAAGCCCTGGCAGCCGAAGGGGTGCACCCCGCTGCCGGGCTGGAATTTTCCAGCGCTGCGGCCCTGCGCGGCTGCGTGGCATCCGGCGTGGGGGTCACCCTGCTGCCCGAGGCCGCCGTGCGCGACGAACTGCGCGCGGGCACCCTGCGCGCGCTGGCCTGGACGGACCAACCCTTTGAAACGGCGGTGCTCATGGTGCGCCACCGGGGCAAGTGGGTGTCTCCGTACATGGACACCTTCATGGAACTGTGCCGCGCCGCCTGCGCGGAAGACGGAGGAAGCGGGATCGTCCCCGAGGCCGTCTGGGACTTCCCCTGCCCCATGGCGGACGTGGCCACCATCCTGGAACCGCCCAAATCCGCCACCAGCGCCACCAAGCACCCGGACACCACCGGCCAGCCAGCCTTGACGGGCGCCGTGGAGACGCCACCCGCTCCGTCCTTGCCCGATGCGCCCGATACGCCCGATGCGCCGGTAGTCGAGCCGGAAGCCGCGCCGGGCGACATGCCCGGTGGCGTGGTGCATGACGAACCGGAGGCCACGCGCCCGGAGGCCATGCGCCCGCAAGCCTTCGGCGAAGCCGGCTCCGACGCCGCGCCCGATACGCCAGACAGCCTGCCGGACAATCTTTCGTTTGCCCCGCCCGCTTCCGACTCCACTCCGTGGTCCGATTCTTGGTCCGATGCGGAATTCATGGATGATGCGGACACCGGACCGGAAACGGTCTGGGGCAACCCGCCCGATATGACACCCAACATGGCGCCGGAGATGGTGCCGGAGATTGAGGCCGAGCCGGAATTCGTAACGTCGACGGACGTCCCCTGGGATTATCCCGACGATTTTGGCAGCACTGTGCAGCCCGACGAACCATACCCTGGTGGAAATGACGGACCGGGGGATAGTGGAGCTGCCGCCCCCGACGACACGAGGGACATGCCCCCGTACGCCCTGGAGCCCATGTCAATCCCGGTAGAGTCCGCGCCCGACCAGGCAACACCCGCCATCTCTGCGGCTACTGGCGTGGCCCAGGAAAACCGCCAGCCGTCGCTGTGGGACATGCCACAAGCATCCGGGCAACCGCCGGTATCAGCCGCGCTTGCCACCGAATCCGCCGGAGTGAACGTGCCGGATACGCCGACCGCGCCCCCTGAACCGACACAATCGGGGCAACCGGGAGAATTGGACGAACCAAGAGAACCGGGTGAATCGGACAAACCGGGCGCCCCCCCGCACGAACCCGCCCGGCCTGACGCCCCGGAACGAGCACCAGAGCCCGTTCCGGAGGCGCCGCAGTGGCTGTCGCTGCTGCCGCCCAAGCGCTGA
- a CDS encoding C-GCAxxG-C-C family protein, whose product METDAARDQAQAIFEAGFNCAEAVFLVVTQAFGLDAPDQVRLATAFGGGVGRCKEEMCGAVAGAVLAIGALCGRERPGADWDLAARLARMAREDALAAHGSIRCGELLHAFGEQTGMQHCIRFTTMVAGQVVAPLRQARDNGELVPPVAPGRAAGARLA is encoded by the coding sequence ATGGAAACTGATGCAGCTCGGGATCAAGCGCAGGCAATTTTCGAAGCCGGGTTCAATTGCGCAGAGGCGGTTTTTCTGGTCGTTACGCAGGCGTTCGGCCTTGATGCGCCGGATCAGGTGCGGCTGGCCACCGCCTTCGGAGGCGGCGTGGGCCGATGCAAGGAGGAAATGTGCGGGGCCGTGGCGGGGGCCGTGCTGGCCATCGGCGCACTGTGCGGACGCGAACGGCCCGGAGCCGACTGGGACCTTGCGGCCCGGCTGGCCCGCATGGCGCGCGAGGATGCCCTGGCCGCGCACGGCAGCATCCGCTGTGGCGAATTGCTGCACGCCTTTGGCGAACAGACCGGCATGCAGCACTGCATCCGCTTCACCACCATGGTTGCCGGGCAGGTGGTGGCACCGCTGCGTCAGGCGCGGGACAACGGGGAACTTGTGCCGCCTGTGGCACCGGGGCGTGCGGCAGGCGCCAGGTTGGCCTGA
- a CDS encoding GGDEF domain-containing protein: MKKTPQHTMWTMGLSEADAGLLAAHAGSDYRIIALPPGRAPSALEMERDDPCLFWLTSDAWTAIASQREGKSQHLDLVPRVLVLEPGYSREEIERALDSSFTDVIKPPLTRARVLDVLRRAVETRNLYHDILRMTREIFLEREMLARKNDTLSFLVTFLTQATESLDPAEILGKVRENLSLLLPVTAVHGIFWPPVPEGGAMEAELFVATASDCPVNVQWVDLLLESARRLGNAPVAGYRVTHVPGMAELLDATGCAVDPGQPPLPGRVILMPLRTGTEAMGALAILTDGSQTMGKDQAQALDSAMKHLALALKNAMVYREVKLQADHDALTRLHNRRSLDERLRTEFERHRRYGHSMSLLMLDLDHFKTINDTYGHLAGDAVLRELADVLRNSIRTTDYAARYGGEEFVVILPHTDEAQGHMLAERLRHRIEQCRVQHHGVQLAATVSIGVAGFRPGAFANVEELVREADRALYLAKANGRNVVCTMSGCDDAKAAG, translated from the coding sequence ATGAAGAAGACACCGCAACACACCATGTGGACCATGGGCCTTTCCGAGGCCGATGCGGGGCTGCTGGCCGCCCACGCGGGCAGCGACTACCGCATCATCGCCCTGCCTCCGGGGCGTGCGCCGTCCGCCCTTGAAATGGAGCGCGACGACCCGTGCCTGTTCTGGCTCACGTCCGACGCGTGGACCGCCATCGCCAGCCAGCGCGAAGGCAAGTCGCAGCATCTCGACCTTGTCCCGCGCGTGCTGGTGCTGGAGCCCGGTTACTCGCGCGAGGAAATAGAACGGGCGCTGGACAGCAGCTTCACCGACGTCATCAAGCCGCCGCTCACCCGGGCCCGCGTGCTGGACGTGCTGCGCCGTGCGGTGGAAACGCGCAACCTGTACCACGACATCCTGCGCATGACGCGCGAGATATTCCTTGAGCGCGAAATGCTGGCCCGCAAGAACGACACCCTGTCGTTCCTGGTGACCTTCCTGACGCAGGCCACCGAAAGCCTGGACCCGGCGGAAATCCTGGGCAAGGTGCGTGAAAATCTTTCGCTGCTGCTGCCGGTGACGGCGGTGCACGGCATCTTCTGGCCTCCGGTGCCCGAGGGGGGGGCGATGGAGGCGGAACTGTTCGTGGCCACCGCGTCCGATTGTCCGGTGAACGTGCAATGGGTGGACCTGTTGCTGGAATCGGCGCGGCGCCTCGGCAACGCACCCGTGGCGGGCTACCGCGTCACCCACGTGCCCGGCATGGCCGAGCTGCTTGACGCCACCGGCTGTGCCGTGGATCCCGGGCAGCCTCCCTTGCCCGGTCGGGTGATCCTGATGCCGCTGCGCACCGGCACCGAAGCCATGGGGGCGCTGGCCATCCTGACCGACGGCAGCCAGACCATGGGCAAGGACCAGGCCCAGGCGCTGGATTCGGCCATGAAGCACCTTGCCCTGGCGCTGAAGAACGCCATGGTCTACCGCGAGGTGAAGTTGCAGGCCGACCACGACGCCCTGACCCGGCTGCACAACCGCCGCAGCCTGGACGAACGGCTGCGCACCGAATTCGAACGGCACCGCCGCTACGGCCACTCCATGAGCCTGCTGATGCTGGACCTGGACCATTTCAAGACCATCAACGACACCTATGGTCACCTTGCGGGCGACGCGGTGCTGCGCGAACTGGCCGACGTGCTGCGCAACTCCATCCGCACCACGGACTATGCGGCCCGCTACGGCGGCGAGGAATTCGTGGTCATCCTGCCCCATACGGACGAAGCGCAGGGCCACATGCTGGCCGAACGGCTGCGCCACCGCATCGAACAGTGCCGGGTGCAGCACCACGGCGTGCAGCTTGCGGCCACGGTGAGCATCGGCGTTGCGGGCTTTCGTCCCGGCGCCTTCGCCAACGTGGAGGAACTGGTACGCGAGGCCGACCGGGCGCTCTACCTGGCCAAAGCCAATGGCCGCAACGTGGTGTGCACCATGTCCGGCTGCGATGATGCCAAGGCCGCCGGATAG
- a CDS encoding glycosyltransferase family 4 protein yields MSTKRAWGTLHPFLETGEIMGRPVANAGFMRALLRADPFPEYHFFLPGQDVARTTDARLREEFPAIAARGGFRVSTRNDLVRMLARTPYHCFHLSDSVTDQPHLARLRNAHAPVLFPVTGVTHSLSYARYPARFLAHLWPGTTARDAVVATSTAGQAVVLRLFEHLRRAYGLDEEAYPAPHVERIPLGVDADFLNAASGAAQPQGGAAQRADMRQRLGVADEPVLLVFARIAHYSKMDLLPLLRALQRAEGLGLVRGGCLLVVAGFVKPGDDTPARITELAGRLGIRIRVVPSPSDAERAALFAAADVFVSPVDNMQETFGLTLVEAGAAGLPAVVSDYDGYRDIVVHGETGFTVPTLAPLTTPDVDMLAPVFFDSQYHLLLAQQTVVDVPALADALARLATDAELRARMGAAARVRVLAEFTWDGVAARWLDLWEALWRQPAPGGHAGYVAGAQDADTGCSGADACAECGDDTDAEALRELREVVHPLHMPYGEVFGGYPTAQLDGAMVLRWTRAGEAVYRKQEFPVLYTGVERLVPPARLQRLLFAARRPVTAGRLLDVLAEEGMAREAASFLLLWALKQDLLERTWPASGPAQAPGLSGQAGQAASVDNASTATPQGGGEGA; encoded by the coding sequence ATGAGCACCAAACGCGCCTGGGGCACCCTGCACCCCTTCCTTGAAACCGGCGAGATCATGGGCCGTCCAGTGGCCAATGCGGGCTTCATGCGGGCGCTGCTGCGGGCCGACCCGTTTCCCGAATACCATTTCTTTCTGCCGGGGCAGGACGTGGCAAGGACCACGGACGCCCGCCTGCGCGAGGAATTTCCCGCCATCGCCGCGCGCGGCGGATTCCGGGTGTCCACCCGCAACGATCTGGTCCGGATGCTGGCGCGCACCCCCTATCATTGCTTTCATCTGTCGGACAGCGTCACCGACCAGCCCCATCTGGCCCGGCTGCGCAACGCGCACGCGCCGGTGCTGTTCCCGGTGACCGGGGTTACCCATTCGCTCAGTTATGCCCGCTATCCTGCGCGGTTCCTGGCCCACCTGTGGCCGGGCACCACCGCGCGCGATGCCGTGGTAGCCACATCCACGGCCGGGCAGGCGGTGGTGCTGCGGCTGTTCGAGCATTTGCGGCGTGCTTACGGTCTGGATGAGGAGGCGTATCCCGCGCCCCACGTGGAGCGCATACCCCTGGGCGTGGATGCGGACTTCCTGAACGCCGCTTCCGGTGCCGCCCAACCGCAGGGCGGTGCGGCGCAGCGGGCGGACATGCGCCAGCGGCTGGGCGTGGCGGACGAGCCGGTGCTGCTGGTGTTCGCGCGCATCGCCCACTATTCCAAGATGGACCTGCTGCCCCTGCTGCGTGCCCTGCAAAGGGCCGAGGGGCTGGGGCTGGTGCGCGGCGGCTGCCTGCTGGTGGTGGCCGGATTCGTGAAACCCGGCGACGATACCCCGGCCCGCATCACCGAACTTGCCGGGCGGCTGGGCATCCGCATCCGCGTTGTTCCCTCACCCTCCGATGCGGAGCGGGCCGCGCTGTTCGCGGCGGCGGACGTGTTCGTCTCTCCCGTGGACAACATGCAGGAAACCTTCGGCCTTACCCTGGTGGAAGCCGGGGCCGCCGGGCTGCCCGCCGTGGTGTCCGACTACGACGGCTACCGCGACATCGTGGTGCACGGCGAAACCGGGTTCACCGTGCCCACCCTGGCCCCGTTGACCACGCCGGACGTGGACATGCTGGCGCCGGTCTTTTTCGACAGTCAGTACCACCTGTTGCTGGCCCAGCAGACGGTTGTGGACGTGCCCGCACTGGCCGACGCACTGGCCCGGCTGGCCACCGACGCGGAACTGCGCGCCCGCATGGGCGCTGCCGCGCGGGTGCGGGTGCTGGCGGAATTCACCTGGGATGGCGTGGCGGCCCGCTGGCTGGACCTGTGGGAAGCATTGTGGCGGCAGCCCGCGCCCGGCGGGCACGCTGGCTACGTTGCCGGTGCGCAGGATGCCGACACGGGCTGTTCCGGCGCGGACGCATGCGCCGAATGCGGGGACGACACGGACGCGGAGGCCCTGCGCGAACTGCGCGAGGTCGTTCATCCGCTGCACATGCCCTACGGAGAGGTGTTCGGCGGCTATCCCACGGCGCAGTTGGACGGCGCCATGGTGCTGCGCTGGACCCGCGCGGGCGAGGCCGTGTACCGCAAGCAGGAATTTCCCGTGCTGTACACCGGGGTGGAGCGGCTGGTGCCGCCCGCCCGGTTGCAGCGGCTGCTGTTTGCCGCGCGTCGGCCCGTGACCGCTGGCCGGTTGCTGGACGTGCTGGCGGAAGAGGGCATGGCGCGCGAGGCGGCCAGCTTTCTGTTGCTGTGGGCGCTGAAGCAGGACCTGCTGGAGAGGACGTGGCCCGCTTCCGGCCCGGCGCAAGCCCCGGGACTGTCAGGGCAGGCCGGGCAGGCCGCATCCGTTGACAACGCATCTACGGCCACGCCCCAGGGGGGCGGGGAGGGCGCATGA
- a CDS encoding glycosyltransferase, with translation MTAALPAALHFHTLLSHRGGATRVAHMLARGLARRGVVVHRTCEILDGDIPAGEQPGGDGFDGALPGGSPGCLDDGGAVHGVVPAAGVGDCLMPGMPLHLHATLDWTACLGSIVRAGQSRESSQSREPGQSREPGQSSQSGESGASGRSARPAPPLSPVPLVITVHDCSLLAGGCVYPIDCDGWHTGCPTPCPRGYLGAASLQDRRASALRAAAPLLVSPSGWLARMVRARFPELPCTVVPNGVEPAGGPSQAEARAALGIAPDARVAIFVAHGGEQAMLKGGHRWMALWGEVKRAVPAAVGLMVGGDATGRDGDLLRWPYVERAMLDTLLAASDVFVYPTLADNHALVVLEAMAAGVPVCSFRVGGLPEQVEDGVTGALADEGDWGGLATSVAGLLERPRLARTLGRAGQDAWRARFTVGRMVEDYLKVYARL, from the coding sequence ATGACCGCCGCGCTTCCGGCTGCACTGCATTTCCATACCCTGCTTTCCCACCGGGGCGGTGCCACTCGGGTGGCGCACATGCTGGCGCGGGGGCTTGCCCGGCGCGGCGTGGTGGTGCACCGGACCTGTGAGATTCTTGACGGTGATATTCCGGCAGGCGAGCAGCCGGGCGGCGACGGTTTCGATGGCGCCCTCCCCGGCGGTTCCCCTGGCTGTCTTGATGACGGCGGGGCCGTGCATGGCGTGGTGCCCGCCGCCGGGGTGGGCGACTGCCTGATGCCCGGCATGCCCCTGCATCTGCACGCCACGCTGGACTGGACGGCCTGCCTGGGGTCCATCGTCCGGGCGGGCCAATCGAGGGAGTCGAGCCAGTCGAGGGAGCCGGGCCAGTCGAGGGAGCCGGGCCAGTCGAGCCAGTCGGGGGAGTCGGGCGCTTCCGGCAGGTCGGCCCGGCCCGCGCCGCCGCTGTCCCCCGTACCTCTTGTCATCACCGTGCACGACTGTTCGCTGCTTGCCGGCGGCTGCGTGTACCCCATCGACTGCGACGGCTGGCATACCGGCTGTCCCACCCCGTGCCCGCGCGGTTACCTTGGCGCGGCATCGTTGCAGGATCGCCGGGCCAGTGCGTTGCGCGCCGCCGCGCCGCTGCTGGTCAGCCCCTCGGGGTGGCTGGCCCGCATGGTGCGGGCGCGCTTTCCCGAGTTGCCGTGCACGGTGGTGCCCAATGGCGTGGAACCGGCGGGCGGCCCCTCGCAGGCAGAGGCCCGCGCCGCGCTGGGCATCGCGCCCGACGCGCGGGTGGCCATTTTCGTGGCGCACGGAGGCGAGCAGGCCATGCTCAAGGGCGGGCACCGCTGGATGGCCCTGTGGGGTGAGGTGAAGCGCGCCGTGCCCGCCGCCGTGGGGCTGATGGTAGGCGGCGACGCCACCGGGCGCGACGGCGACCTGCTGCGCTGGCCCTACGTGGAACGTGCCATGCTGGATACCCTGCTGGCCGCGTCGGACGTGTTCGTGTATCCCACGCTGGCCGACAACCACGCCCTGGTGGTGCTGGAAGCCATGGCCGCAGGGGTGCCGGTGTGTTCGTTCCGCGTGGGCGGGCTGCCGGAACAGGTGGAGGACGGCGTTACCGGTGCCCTGGCCGATGAGGGCGACTGGGGTGGTCTGGCCACCTCTGTGGCGGGATTGCTGGAACGGCCCCGGTTGGCCCGTACCCTGGGCAGGGCCGGGCAGGACGCCTGGCGGGCACGGTTTACCGTGGGCAGGATGGTGGAGGATTACCTGAAGGTCTACGCCCGGCTGTAG
- a CDS encoding alpha/beta fold hydrolase: MSLLLVPLCIALTIAIISYLLFFRAARRDAAPTPPPALVVRGVVYSVAGVALALAFYPFGPWFRQRCRPCPHPRQAAPRDEHHGGAPCGGHAPASSPRPKLPPDMPPVLLVHGLYHNVTAWTLYRRWLMAAGFTRVYCHGYSSWHTEFGLLVDELDEAVRDLLAAHPGERPLLMGHSLGGLLIRGWLADAANQQLVAGAVTLGTPHQGSTLARLGAGRLARSLTFRGALIRELEATEAPSDVPCVALYSPIDNMVVPQEGLHVITPGWTLRTSPAVSHIWMLWDRGTAQLAIESLRGLAARHAAREQERCTGGHPAPGQTAPSHPASSQAAPGHAVPDEATCTGNALESTG, from the coding sequence ATGTCCTTGCTGCTGGTGCCGCTGTGCATCGCCCTGACAATCGCCATAATCAGCTACCTGCTGTTCTTCCGCGCCGCGCGCCGCGACGCCGCCCCCACGCCCCCGCCCGCGCTGGTGGTGCGGGGCGTGGTCTACAGCGTGGCCGGGGTAGCGCTGGCGCTGGCCTTTTATCCATTCGGCCCGTGGTTCCGGCAACGCTGCCGTCCCTGCCCCCATCCGCGCCAGGCCGCGCCCCGGGACGAACACCACGGTGGCGCACCGTGCGGCGGACATGCCCCCGCTTCCTCTCCGCGCCCAAAACTGCCGCCAGACATGCCGCCCGTCCTGCTGGTCCACGGCCTGTACCACAACGTCACGGCATGGACCCTGTACCGACGCTGGCTGATGGCAGCCGGGTTCACGCGGGTGTACTGCCACGGCTATTCCAGTTGGCACACCGAGTTCGGACTGCTGGTGGACGAACTGGACGAGGCAGTGCGCGACCTGCTGGCCGCGCATCCGGGTGAACGCCCCCTGCTCATGGGGCACAGCCTGGGGGGATTGCTGATCCGGGGCTGGCTGGCCGACGCGGCCAACCAGCAACTGGTGGCCGGGGCCGTGACCCTGGGCACCCCGCACCAGGGCAGCACCCTGGCCCGGCTGGGCGCGGGACGCCTGGCCCGCAGCCTGACCTTTCGGGGGGCGCTGATCCGCGAACTGGAAGCCACCGAGGCCCCGTCCGACGTGCCGTGCGTGGCCCTGTATTCGCCCATCGACAACATGGTGGTGCCGCAGGAAGGGCTGCACGTCATCACGCCCGGCTGGACCCTGCGCACATCGCCCGCCGTGAGCCACATCTGGATGCTCTGGGACCGGGGCACAGCGCAACTGGCCATCGAATCGCTGCGCGGACTGGCGGCCCGGCACGCCGCGCGGGAACAGGAGCGCTGCACGGGCGGTCACCCCGCCCCCGGTCAGACTGCACCCAGTCACCCCGCATCCAGTCAGGCCGCACCCGGTCACGCCGTGCCCGACGAGGCGACGTGCACCGGAAATGCCCTCGAATCCACGGGGTGA